One genomic window of Malaciobacter molluscorum LMG 25693 includes the following:
- a CDS encoding ion transporter: protein MIEKIKIIRYAKWFSNLTTLIIIAYASVLGFKTLGDVETKYSLFLQFADTFVTIYFIFEIAIKMAAEKKFFNFFKNGWNLFDFTIVIITLLPLESSGFAAIARLLRVFRILRLFTARPELKAIIDMLIKAIPSIIDIVILMFIIFYIYAIVGSFFFVDLPSGLWKDFLISMLTLFRILTFEDWTDVMYEAMDVYPWAWVYFVSFIIIAAFVFFNLFVAVIIGEMQKLQESEMKEEIHEDSKKLDLLLSEVKSLKEEIIQIKNNNKE from the coding sequence TTGATTGAAAAAATTAAAATTATAAGATATGCTAAGTGGTTTTCAAATCTTACAACTCTTATTATTATTGCCTATGCAAGTGTTTTAGGATTTAAAACATTAGGTGATGTTGAGACAAAGTATTCTTTATTTTTGCAATTTGCAGATACTTTTGTAACAATATATTTTATTTTTGAAATAGCAATTAAAATGGCAGCAGAAAAGAAATTTTTTAATTTCTTTAAAAATGGATGGAATCTTTTTGATTTTACAATTGTAATTATTACATTATTACCTTTAGAATCTAGTGGTTTTGCAGCAATTGCAAGGTTATTAAGAGTATTTAGGATTTTGAGATTATTTACAGCACGGCCTGAATTAAAAGCAATTATTGATATGCTTATTAAAGCAATTCCGTCAATCATAGATATTGTTATATTAATGTTTATAATATTTTATATTTATGCAATTGTTGGAAGTTTTTTCTTTGTTGATTTACCTTCAGGACTGTGGAAAGATTTTTTAATTTCTATGCTTACTCTATTTAGAATATTAACTTTTGAGGATTGGACAGATGTAATGTACGAAGCTATGGATGTATATCCTTGGGCTTGGGTATATTTTGTATCTTTTATTATAATTGCTGCATTTGTGTTTTTTAACTTATTTGTTGCTGTAATTATTGGAGAAATGCAAAAACTTCAAGAGTCTGAAATGAAAGAAGAGATTCATGAAGATAGTAAAAAACTTGATTTATTATTATCTGAAGTAAAAAGTTTAAAAGAAGAAATAATACAAATAAAAAATAATAATAAGGAGTAA
- a CDS encoding damage-control phosphatase ARMT1 family protein, with protein MNITNTCVECIKAQIYKATKLLKIDDSLANEINEEVIRKSSNFDFSKTPPYVAKEVYELLAKKINMNDPLEDLKQKSIKNAISYLPIIKEEIKNAKDKLFTSLKASVAGNVIDFAITREFSLEEEIKNIFHTDFAINDYKSFKQKLENSNQLLILSDNAGENVFDKELIKTIKSLYPYIKIIYATRGKPIINDITTKEALQINMQKYCEVISSGVDTPGIEKSQASKEFINIFDNSPLILSKGMGNFECLEAYQDDRIFFLFKVKCDVVASKIKRQVGEIVLKRG; from the coding sequence ATGAATATTACAAATACTTGTGTAGAGTGTATAAAAGCACAAATTTATAAAGCTACAAAACTACTAAAAATAGATGATTCTTTAGCAAATGAAATAAATGAAGAAGTAATAAGAAAATCATCAAATTTTGACTTTTCAAAAACTCCTCCGTACGTTGCAAAAGAAGTATATGAACTTCTTGCAAAAAAAATAAATATGAATGATCCACTAGAAGATTTAAAACAAAAATCAATAAAAAATGCTATTTCATATTTGCCAATTATAAAAGAAGAGATAAAAAATGCAAAAGATAAACTTTTCACTTCATTAAAAGCATCAGTTGCTGGAAATGTAATAGATTTTGCTATAACTAGGGAGTTTAGTTTAGAAGAAGAGATAAAAAATATTTTTCATACAGATTTTGCTATAAATGATTATAAAAGTTTTAAACAAAAACTTGAAAATTCAAATCAACTTTTAATACTCTCTGATAATGCAGGAGAAAATGTATTTGATAAAGAATTAATAAAAACTATAAAATCTTTATATCCATATATAAAAATTATATATGCAACAAGAGGTAAGCCTATTATTAATGATATTACAACTAAAGAGGCATTACAAATAAATATGCAAAAGTATTGTGAAGTAATAAGTAGTGGAGTTGACACTCCAGGAATTGAGAAATCTCAAGCTTCAAAAGAGTTTATAAATATATTTGATAATTCACCATTGATTCTATCAAAAGGAATGGGAAATTTTGAATGCTTAGAAGCTTATCAAGATGATAGAATATTTTTCTTATTTAAAGTCAAATGTGATGTTGTTGCAAGTAAAATAAAAAGACAAGTAGGAGAAATTGTTTTAAAAAGAGGCTAA
- a CDS encoding NCS2 family permease, which produces MNLFHLKENSTTVKTEFTAGFTTFLTMMYIVPVNGFILADAGLPMDAVVTATALITILATLFSGLWANTPIAMSVGMGLNAYFSYGLVLGMKIPWQTALGIVFLSGLLFILLSFTNFRVWIMTSIPMNLRRAISAGIGTFIAFIGLKQMGMIKAHDVTLVTLGDFSDSHVLLGVVGLLLCFIFYAYKLKGAFVFSIAITSIIAWIFKISPVPHEFLSVPASISPIFLKLDILSAISLSLLPVIITFLITDMFDTLGTLTGIGARANMFQNGKEEDKSLQRTLEADAIATSAGSLLGVSTTTAFIESASGVEEGGRTGLTAVFTAMFFITTLFMLPIFKAIPANAIYPVLVVVGVLMFTELGKINFEEVDLATSAAAFLIVVLMPLTYSITNGIAAGFLIFTIIKLTKREFSDLNIGILTITLISLLVFILQG; this is translated from the coding sequence ATGAACCTCTTCCATCTTAAAGAGAATAGTACAACAGTTAAAACCGAGTTTACAGCAGGGTTTACTACATTTTTAACAATGATGTATATTGTTCCTGTAAATGGCTTCATTCTTGCAGATGCAGGCTTACCAATGGATGCTGTAGTTACTGCAACAGCATTAATCACAATTTTAGCAACTTTATTTTCAGGTCTGTGGGCAAATACTCCTATTGCAATGAGTGTAGGTATGGGGTTGAATGCATATTTTTCATATGGACTTGTTCTTGGTATGAAAATTCCATGGCAAACTGCACTTGGTATAGTTTTTTTATCTGGTTTATTATTTATTCTTTTATCTTTCACAAATTTTAGAGTCTGGATTATGACTTCAATTCCGATGAATTTAAGAAGGGCAATAAGTGCAGGTATTGGTACTTTTATTGCATTTATTGGCTTAAAACAAATGGGAATGATTAAAGCTCATGATGTAACATTAGTAACATTAGGTGATTTTTCTGATTCACATGTTTTATTAGGTGTTGTTGGTTTACTTTTATGTTTTATTTTCTATGCATATAAATTAAAAGGTGCTTTTGTCTTTTCTATTGCAATAACTTCAATTATTGCCTGGATTTTTAAAATTAGTCCAGTTCCACATGAATTTTTATCAGTACCTGCTTCTATCTCTCCAATTTTTTTAAAACTTGACATTTTAAGTGCAATTTCTTTATCTTTACTTCCTGTAATTATTACATTTTTAATTACTGATATGTTTGATACTTTAGGTACTTTAACAGGAATTGGAGCAAGAGCAAATATGTTTCAAAATGGTAAAGAAGAAGATAAATCTTTACAAAGAACATTAGAAGCAGATGCAATTGCAACTTCAGCAGGAAGTTTACTTGGAGTATCTACTACAACTGCATTTATTGAAAGTGCAAGTGGAGTAGAAGAGGGAGGAAGAACAGGTTTAACAGCAGTATTTACTGCAATGTTTTTTATTACTACTCTTTTTATGTTACCAATTTTTAAAGCAATTCCAGCAAATGCAATTTATCCTGTATTAGTTGTAGTTGGAGTATTAATGTTTACTGAACTTGGTAAAATTAATTTTGAAGAGGTTGATTTAGCAACAAGTGCGGCTGCATTTTTAATTGTTGTTTTAATGCCATTAACATATTCAATCACAAATGGAATTGCCGCAGGATTTCTTATTTTTACGATTATTAAATTAACAAAAAGAGAATTTAGTGATTTAAATATTGGTATATTGACAATTACATTGATAAGTTTATTAGTTTTTATTTTACAAGGTTAA
- a CDS encoding DUF423 domain-containing protein: MIENKNVKKFLAIASFMMALAIALGAFGAHGLKSIVEPAMLKVYHTGVEYQFYNTLGLFATSFMIYLKPNSKKLILASWLILIGMIIFSFSLYLLVVLNMPILGAITPIGGTLLIIAWILIALSIYKN; encoded by the coding sequence ATGATTGAAAATAAAAATGTAAAAAAATTTCTGGCAATTGCTTCATTTATGATGGCACTTGCTATTGCACTTGGAGCTTTTGGTGCTCATGGATTAAAATCTATTGTTGAACCTGCAATGCTTAAAGTTTATCATACTGGTGTAGAGTATCAATTTTATAATACTTTGGGACTTTTTGCCACATCATTTATGATTTATTTAAAACCAAACTCAAAAAAACTAATTCTTGCTTCTTGGCTTATTCTTATAGGGATGATAATCTTTAGTTTCTCATTATATTTATTAGTAGTATTAAATATGCCAATATTAGGAGCTATTACCCCAATTGGTGGAACTTTACTTATAATTGCATGGATTTTAATAGCTTTATCAATTTATAAAAATTAA
- a CDS encoding phosphoribosyltransferase produces MEKFYYSYDEFKNDTQKLVDSCRDYNPDILLAVARGGLTLSHLMAQAMDMRNLYSLNSIHYEGELKLDTFNIFNIPDVSHAKRVLVVDDIVDSGETMREILRVLKERFPKVDFKLATIFYKKSAVLQPDYTVREATEWIDFFWEVDVK; encoded by the coding sequence TTGGAAAAATTTTATTATAGTTATGATGAGTTTAAAAATGATACTCAAAAGTTAGTTGATAGTTGTAGAGATTATAATCCAGATATTTTATTAGCTGTTGCAAGAGGTGGTTTAACACTATCTCATTTAATGGCACAAGCAATGGATATGAGAAATTTATACTCTTTAAATTCAATTCATTATGAAGGTGAATTAAAATTAGATACATTTAATATTTTTAATATTCCTGATGTATCTCATGCAAAAAGAGTTTTAGTAGTTGATGATATAGTTGACTCTGGTGAAACTATGAGAGAAATTTTAAGAGTTTTAAAAGAAAGATTTCCTAAAGTAGATTTCAAATTAGCAACAATTTTTTATAAAAAAAGCGCTGTATTACAACCTGATTATACAGTAAGAGAAGCAACTGAGTGGATTGATTTTTTCTGGGAAGTTGACGTAAAATAA